The Acidimicrobiales bacterium nucleotide sequence GGGTCGCTTCGACCGCCAGATCGTGGTCGACCAGCCCGACCTGACCGGCCGCGAGGCGATCCTCGCCGTGCACGCCAAGGGCAAGCCGCTCGCCGACGCCGTCGACCTCGGCCTCCTCGCCCGCCGCACGCCCGGCTTCACCGGTGCCGATCTCGCCAACCTCCTCAACGAGGCCGCCCTCCTCGCCGCTCGCCGGGGGGAGACCAGCATCTCGATGGCGGAGTGCGAGGAGGCCATCGACCGGCTCCTCGCCGGACCCGAACGGCGCAGCCGGGTCATGACCGAGCGGGAGAAGCGCATCATCGCCTACCACGAGAGCGGCCACGCGCTCGTCGGCCACGTGCTCCCCAACACCGATCCCATCCACCGGGTGTCGATCGTCTCGCGCGGCCGCGCCCTCGGCTGGACGCTCGCCCTGCCGGTCGAGGACCGCCTGTGGCACACCCGCGCCGAGCTCGTCGACCAGATGGCGATGCTCCTCGGCGGGCGGACGGCCGAGGAGCTCATCTTCGGCGACCCGACGACGGGGGCCTCCGACGACATCAAGCGGGTCACCGAGATCGCCCGGGCCATGGTCACCCAGTACGGGATGAGCGACGCGCTCGGCACCCTGCAGCTCGGGCGACGCAGCGGGGAGCCCTTCCTCGGGCGCGACGTGGCCGGCGAGCCCGACTACAGCGAGGAGGTGGCCGCGGCGATCGACGCCGAAGTGGCCCGGTTGGTCGCCGAGGCCCGCGCCGAGGCCCGCGAGATCCTCACGTTGCACCGCAGCACCCTCGATCGCCTCGCCGACGCCCTCGTCGAGCACGAAACCCTCGGCGATGCCGAGCTCGCCGACCTCCTCGCCGGCGCCGACTCGGTGTCGACGGACGACCCGCCCCGCCCCGGCGTCGGGAATGAAGCGGGCACGGGGGGTGCTGACCACCCTCGAGTGAGCCGGTACCAGGCCGGTCCCGCGTGGGAGCCAGAGCGATGACCAACGACCAACTCGTCGACCCGCCCGTGGAGCAGGACGATCTAGGGTCGTTCCCCGTGCCACCCTTCGACGAACCCGAGCTGGTCCGGGCCCCCCGCCCGGTCCCCGCCGCCGCCGACCCGTCGGACCTGCCCCCGGTCGACCTGCCCCGGATCGAGGCCGCCGTGCGCGAGATCCTGGTCGCCATCGGGGAGGACCCCGACCGCGACGGGCTGCTCAACACCCCCGGGCGGGTCGCCCGGATGTACGCCGAGGTCTTCTCCGGCCTCCGCGAAGCACCCGACTCCCACCTCAAGGTCGTCTTCGAGGCCGAGCACGACGAGATGGTGATGGTCCGCGACATCGCCCTCACCTCGATGTGCGAGCACCACCTGGTGCCGTTCATCGGCAAGGCCCACGTCGCCTACATCCCCAACGAGGACGGTCGGGTGACCGGGCTGTCCAAGCTCGCCCGCCTGGTCGACTCCTACGCCAAGCGGCCCCAGGTCCAGGAGCGGCTCACCGCCCAGATCGCCGACGAGATCGAACGGACCCTCCAACCCCGGGGCGTGCTCGTCGTCGTCGAGGCCGAGCACCTCTGCATGTCGATGCGGGGGGTGCGCAAGCCCGGTTCCTCCACCGTCACGTCCGCCGTGCGCGGCCTCTTCCGCGACAGCACGGCCACGCGGTTCGAGGCCATGCGCTACATCGAGCGGTCCTGAGCGAGCAGGACGCCGGCCCGTCGGGGCCCGGCGACACCGGCGGGGGGCTCCCCCGGGTGATGGGCGTCGTGAACGTCACCCCCGACTCCTTCAGCGACGGTGGGCGCTACCTCGAACCGGAGGCGGCCGTCGCCCACGGCCTCGCGCTGCTCGCCGAGGGGGCCTCGGTGCTCGACGTCGGCGGGGAGAGCACCCGCCCCGGGGCCACGCCGGTCGACGTGGCCGAGGAGTTGCGGCGGGTGCTGCCCGTCGTGGAGGCGCTGGCCCCGCACGGCCGGGTCAGCATCGACACGCGCAAGGCCGAGGTGGCCCGTGCCGCGGTGGCCGCCGGCGCCACCCTGGTCAACGACATCTCGGCGTCGTTGTGGGAGGTCGCCGCCGACACCGGCGCCGGCTGGGTCGCGATGCACATGCAGGGTGAGCCGGCCACCATGCAGGACGAACCTCGCTACGACGACGTCGTGACCGAGGTGTGCGCGCACCTCGAACGGATGGCCGAGCGGGCCGCCGCGGCCGGCGTCGGCGAGATCTGGGTCGACCCGGGGATCGGGTTCGGCAAGACGATGGCCCACAACCTCACGCTGCTGGCCCACCTCGACCGGGTGGTCGCGCTCGGCTGGC carries:
- the ftsH gene encoding ATP-dependent zinc metalloprotease FtsH encodes the protein MALRGGPGRTDIDLVRYEERIAAGEVATAEIQDRDNTVQGELTDGTRYEVAYPNDYAEALTTQLVDAGVEIQTDNQAESLLTQLLFQLLPVVLLVGAFLWLITSMQGGGGPMGRFSKTKARKAEKDLPVVTFADVAGCDEAIEELAEIRDFLAEPDRFMAMGAKIPKGVLLFGPPGTGKTLLARAVAGEAGAPFFSISGSDFVEMFVGVGASRVRNLFEQAKAEAPAIIFVDEIDAVGRHRGAGLGGGHDEREQTLNQLLVEMDGFDVSAGVIMIAATNRPDILDPALLRPGRFDRQIVVDQPDLTGREAILAVHAKGKPLADAVDLGLLARRTPGFTGADLANLLNEAALLAARRGETSISMAECEEAIDRLLAGPERRSRVMTEREKRIIAYHESGHALVGHVLPNTDPIHRVSIVSRGRALGWTLALPVEDRLWHTRAELVDQMAMLLGGRTAEELIFGDPTTGASDDIKRVTEIARAMVTQYGMSDALGTLQLGRRSGEPFLGRDVAGEPDYSEEVAAAIDAEVARLVAEARAEAREILTLHRSTLDRLADALVEHETLGDAELADLLAGADSVSTDDPPRPGVGNEAGTGGADHPRVSRYQAGPAWEPER
- the folE gene encoding GTP cyclohydrolase I FolE, which produces MTNDQLVDPPVEQDDLGSFPVPPFDEPELVRAPRPVPAAADPSDLPPVDLPRIEAAVREILVAIGEDPDRDGLLNTPGRVARMYAEVFSGLREAPDSHLKVVFEAEHDEMVMVRDIALTSMCEHHLVPFIGKAHVAYIPNEDGRVTGLSKLARLVDSYAKRPQVQERLTAQIADEIERTLQPRGVLVVVEAEHLCMSMRGVRKPGSSTVTSAVRGLFRDSTATRFEAMRYIERS
- the folP gene encoding dihydropteroate synthase, encoding MNVTPDSFSDGGRYLEPEAAVAHGLALLAEGASVLDVGGESTRPGATPVDVAEELRRVLPVVEALAPHGRVSIDTRKAEVARAAVAAGATLVNDISASLWEVAADTGAGWVAMHMQGEPATMQDEPRYDDVVTEVCAHLERMAERAAAAGVGEIWVDPGIGFGKTMAHNLTLLAHLDRVVALGWPVLLGTSRKATLGRILAASDGVEGIVPTDDRLAASIATEVWCLHQGASMIRAHDVAAAVQAVKVVAA